From the Thermococcus sp. M36 genome, the window GCTCTTCAACATGACCGTCGAGGAGGAGATAGCATTTGGACTTGAGAACCTGGGCCTCGAGCGAAACGAGATACTGAGGCGGCTCAGGTGGGTTCTGGAAGTTACCCGCCTCAAGGGGCTTGAAAAAGAGTTCCCCCCCAACCTGAGTGGTGGGCAGCAGCAGAGGCTTGCGATAGCGGCTGTTCTCGCCATGGAGCCATCGGTGCTTGTCCTGGACGAGCCGACAAGTCAGCTTGACCCCCTGGGACGCAACGAGGTTCTCGGCCTTGTGTCGCTGCTGAACAGGGAATACGGGATAACTGTGGTTATGGTAGAGCACCACACGGATTACATTTTCAGGTACGCGGACAGGGTTATCGTCATGAACGAGGGGAGGGTGGTTCTTGAGGGAAGGCCGTCCGACCTCCTCGGAGAGGTGGAGACCCTCAGAAACCTCGGCGTCAGGCTCCCACATGTTGTAGAGGTCTCCTACGAGCTCGCAAAGCTGGGCCTCCTCAGGCGGCCAGTTGCCAGTGAGGAGGAGCTGCTCACTCAGATAGGACGTCCCTCACGTTGATACTCTTCCCGACGAAAGAGTATTTCATATCGTAGAGCTTCAGCATGAGCTCAAACCTGGCGTCCGGGTCTTCGATCATCTCTGCGAAGTGAATAGCCTCGTCCAGCAGTCTCAGAGCTTTTTCCAGGTTGTTTCTTTCCTGTTCCACAGACGCAA encodes:
- a CDS encoding energy-coupling factor ABC transporter ATP-binding protein — its product is MKVIRVEGVSFRYRRAERYSLKDVSFEVRKGEFLGIIGPSGSGKSTLCLTLNGIIPNLIKGEFSGDIVIRDPRTGEEYNTRETPVSELSTVVGLILQNPESQLFNMTVEEEIAFGLENLGLERNEILRRLRWVLEVTRLKGLEKEFPPNLSGGQQQRLAIAAVLAMEPSVLVLDEPTSQLDPLGRNEVLGLVSLLNREYGITVVMVEHHTDYIFRYADRVIVMNEGRVVLEGRPSDLLGEVETLRNLGVRLPHVVEVSYELAKLGLLRRPVASEEELLTQIGRPSR